The DNA window AATATCCTTCGTTATTTCCGGACGTACGGTATAAAAATTGCCATTAACCAAGTTGGCTCTGAAAGTCATTTAGACTATATCAAAATGTTGTCTCCAAATATTTTAAAGGTGAATATTGAGCAATTAAGTTATGAATCTTGGGGGGTGCAGAGTGATTTATTTACATCACTTGGAACATTAGCGCACAAGATTGGCGCAAATATGTTGTTTGAAGGCATCGATAGTGTGCATCAGCTTCAATTTGCGTGGAAAAATGGTGGGCGTTTTTATCAAGGGAAGCACTTAGCGGCAGCTCAAACAACATTAATTCCACGTGATCAGCTAAAGACAAGTTTTAAAGAGAGATGTCGGCAGTTCATCACAACAGAAAAGCGTATGCTTGAGGAAAATTACAATGGATTAAAAGTTTTGCAGAATACATTGGAGAAATCGGTGCAACGTATGAAACTAGGCAGTCAAAACACGGAGAAACTACTCGTACTTGCCGAAGAGCTTGAGGAGTATTCTTTCCGTCTTTATATGTGTGATGAAGAGGGTTTTCAAACATCACCGAATATAATGCGTATTGATAAGAAATGGAATATTCAAGAAGAAGCAATTAATAAAAATTGGAGTTGGCGTCCATACTTTTTAAAAACAATTATTGAAATGCGTAACGACCAAAGCGGCGTGTTGTCTGATTTATACAGCGATATCGATACAGGGGAAATGACGCGTACTTTCTCTATCTCGGTTAGTGATAATGAATATTTATTTATTGATATTTCCTATGATTACTTATATAAACATAATATTTTCAGATGAAAATTTGCCGCTGATGCTTACACATCAGCTAATTTAATCCAGTTCCAGGTTTTGAGACGATATTAAATCGTTTTGAACCTGGAATTTTTTTATGCATTTATTACTAATAAAACATTTTTTTGGAATATTAAAAAACTTTTAAATATAAACTGGAGATAATTTCAAAGTATATGGCATGTCTATAGTTGTGTTGTTTTTCCTTATAATACATTTGTATTTTGACTTTACTTTTATTATTATAATGATAGTAAAGTTAAGTTTGCATTCTTTAAAACGATACCTAAGATTAAAGTAAATAATCACTCTATTCAGTATTTTTGAATGCTATATGGAGAATCAGTTAGTGTAAGGATAACTTTATTATTTCATACTAAAGTTACTAGTTCGTATTTGGGGGGGAATTAAACATGTCAAACAAAGAGTTAAAGAGAGGACTTGAGGCACGTCATATTCAAATGATTGCTTTAGGTGGAACGATTGGTGTCGGGTTGTTTATGGGTTCTGCTAGCACTATTAAATGGACAGGCCCATCCGTATTGCTTGCGTATGCAATATGTGGGATTTTTATATATTTTATAATGCGTGCGATGGGCGAAATGCTCTATGTAGAGCCGAGTACAGGTTCATTTGCGACATTCGGTCATAAGTATATACATCCATTAGCAGGTTATATTACTGCTTGGAGTAACTGGTTCCAGTGGGTAATCGTTGGGATGGCAGAAATCATAGCTGTTGGAACGTATATGCAATACTGGTTCCCAGACCTACCTGCTTGGATTCCAGGTTTAATCGCAATGGCTATTCTTGGTGCTGCAAACTTAATCTCCGTTAAATCATTTGGTGAAATTGAATTTTGGTTTGCAATGATTAAAATCGTGACAATTGTATTGATGATTATTGCGGGGATAGGTTTGATTTTCTTTGGATTTGGTAACGGAGGAGGCGCAATCGGAATATCGAATCTGTGGGAACATGGTGGTTTCTTTGCAGGGGGTTGGACCGGATTCTTTTTTGCACTATCTCTTGTAATTGCTGCGTATCAAGGCGTAGAACTAATTGGGATTACAGCCGGAGAAGCTAAGGATCCCCAAAAAACATTAACAAAAGCAATAGATAGTATTATTTGGCGTATATTAATTTTCTATATCGGTGCGATTTTTGTTATTGTGACGGTATATCCTTGGGATCAACTAGACACACTTGGAAGCCCGTTTGTTGCTACTTTTGCGAAAGTGGGTATTACAGCGGCAGCTGGAATTATTAACTTTGTTGTTATCACAGCAGCAATGTCAGGTTGTAATAGTGGTATTTACAGTGCAGGACGTATGCTGTATACATTAGGTGTAAATGGACAAGCGCCAAAGTACTTTGCAAAGATATCTAATAATGGTGTTCCTTTATTTGGAACAATCGGTGTATTAATTGGTTTAGCGGTAGGGGTTGTTTTAAGTTATATTGCACCAGCTAATTTGTTTGTGTATGTGTACAGTGCGAGTGTGCTTCCTGGTATGGTTCCATGGTTTGTTATCCTTATTAGTCAAATTCGATTTAGAAAAGCTAAAGGAGCAGAACTCGATAACCATCCATTCAAAATGCCTTTTGCACCTGTCACAAACTACTTAACGATTGCATTCTTACTTATGGTATTAGTCGGTATGGGCTTTAATGATGAGACTCGCATTTCTCTTATTGTTGGAATCATTTTCTTAGCTATTGTCATAGCAAGTTTTTATATTTTTAAAATAGGTAAGCGAGTACCGCTAGATACTAAAATAGATGAATAATTGTATGATATTTGACCGTTTGATGTTCCAGCATCAAACGGTCTTTTCTGTTCTGATAGAATATATTCCATATGGATCTAGTATTGTAAAATGTAATGCTTTTATCGTACAATATATCGAATTGATAGAATGTTAAATTTATTTATTTCATCAAATTTTTAAGAATGTAGGTGAGGGATTGAAGCGTCTCCATTATAGTTGGTTTGTGTTAATTATCGCCTTTTTCTCTATTATTGTAGCTGGGATTGTTCGATCCTCTTCAGGGGTATTTATTGTACCTTTTGAAAATGAGTTTGGATGGGATCGGTCCGTAATTTCTTTAGCTTTTGCAGTTGGTCTTTTTCTTTATGGATTGTCGGGCCCATTTATGGCAGCACTTATCGAAGTGCTAGGATTAAAAAAGATGATGATTTATGCCATGTCTACTTTAATGGTAGGGCTTTTGCTTACTTATTTTATGGACCAAGCTTGGCAACTCATTGTCATTTGGGGAATCATCATCGGATTAGGATCCGGTGTGTTTCTGACTGTATTAAGTACATACGTAGCGAATCGTTGGTTTGAGAAGAGGCGAGGTCTTGCGGT is part of the Psychrobacillus sp. FSL H8-0483 genome and encodes:
- a CDS encoding EAL-associated domain-containing protein, with protein sequence MDAMEVLTNLEKMKAYFQPIFSADEHVVVAYEISGKLNNDEELISLNAFAYDDDVPDEYRVDVEHRILHLALSQLEEEAKDFDIYLPCNANLLILDYGESYFDIIRKYISEEELTRIVLMISEHNFKGEFNKLNNILRYFRTYGIKIAINQVGSESHLDYIKMLSPNILKVNIEQLSYESWGVQSDLFTSLGTLAHKIGANMLFEGIDSVHQLQFAWKNGGRFYQGKHLAAAQTTLIPRDQLKTSFKERCRQFITTEKRMLEENYNGLKVLQNTLEKSVQRMKLGSQNTEKLLVLAEELEEYSFRLYMCDEEGFQTSPNIMRIDKKWNIQEEAINKNWSWRPYFLKTIIEMRNDQSGVLSDLYSDIDTGEMTRTFSISVSDNEYLFIDISYDYLYKHNIFR
- a CDS encoding amino acid permease, with protein sequence MSNKELKRGLEARHIQMIALGGTIGVGLFMGSASTIKWTGPSVLLAYAICGIFIYFIMRAMGEMLYVEPSTGSFATFGHKYIHPLAGYITAWSNWFQWVIVGMAEIIAVGTYMQYWFPDLPAWIPGLIAMAILGAANLISVKSFGEIEFWFAMIKIVTIVLMIIAGIGLIFFGFGNGGGAIGISNLWEHGGFFAGGWTGFFFALSLVIAAYQGVELIGITAGEAKDPQKTLTKAIDSIIWRILIFYIGAIFVIVTVYPWDQLDTLGSPFVATFAKVGITAAAGIINFVVITAAMSGCNSGIYSAGRMLYTLGVNGQAPKYFAKISNNGVPLFGTIGVLIGLAVGVVLSYIAPANLFVYVYSASVLPGMVPWFVILISQIRFRKAKGAELDNHPFKMPFAPVTNYLTIAFLLMVLVGMGFNDETRISLIVGIIFLAIVIASFYIFKIGKRVPLDTKIDE